TTTACGAAGTCGGGCGCCGGCAGATGCACGGAAAATTCACGCCGGTCTCGCAGATGCTCAAGCCGGTCTTCGACAATCTCGATCAGCTGTTCAGCCAGCGCGGCGATCGCACCGGGATAACTTCCGGTTTCCGCGACATCGACGATCACACGGCTGGGTTTCAGCCAGGGAACTTGATCATTCTCGCGGCGCGTCCCGGCATGGGAAAGACGTCGCTCGCCCTCACGATGGCGGCCGAGGCCGCGCGCATCGATCAGAAGCCTGTCGCGTTCTTCTCGCTCGAGATGACCAACGAAGAGCTCGTCCAGCGCTTGCTGGCATCAGCCGCGCGGCTCGATTCGCAGAAACTCAAACGCGGAAACATCCACGATAATGAGTGGACGATGCTCAGCGAAGCGATGAGTCAGCTTTCGAGCATGCCGATCTATCTGGACGATTCGGCTTCAGTATCCGTGACGGAGATTCGCAGCCGCGCGCGTCGCCTCAAAGCCTCATCGAATGGGCTCGGGATTATTTTCATTGACTATTTGCAGCTGGTGCGTCCAGGTCAATTGAGTAAAGGCGCCAACCGCAACGACGAGATCTCGGAAATTTGCCGCACACTCAAAGCGACCGCTAAAGATCTAGAGGTGCCGATCGTTGCTCTTGCGCAGCTCAACCGCGCGGTTGAAGCCCGTCAAGATAAACGCCCGATGCTTTCGGACCTTCGTGATTCGGGCGCTATCGAACAGGAAGCGGATATCGTCGCATTCATCTATCGCGATGAATACTACAATAAGGAAACCGCCGACCCGGGCGTCACGGAACTAATTCTCGCCAAGCATCGCAACGGACGAACCGGAACGGTGAAGATGATGTTCCAGCCGGAGTTTACGAAGTTCGTCGCGTACGCCGACACCGGACGATACGCAACGCCCTGACGTACTGAGTAGGTGACTGCGGCACGAGCGCAAAAAGCCCGTGCAACACTACTCTGCGGAAAAGGTTCTCACATGTTGAGACTTTCAGCCATTGTTGGCAGCGCACTTCTTGCAGTGCTTACCTTAAATGTCGCGACGATTGCGCAAGAGGCGCCGGGTGGAACCGTCACCGGCGATACGATCGTCCTTGGGCAAACCGCTGCGCAATCGGGGCCACAGGCTCCAATCGGCGCCTCACGCTGGGGACTGGAAGCGTTCATCGCATCCGTCAACGACCGCGGTGGCGTTCACGGAAAGAAGCTGCGCTTGATATCGTACGACGACAGCTATCAGCCTTCGCAAACGACAGCGCTCGATAAGAAGCTGGTGTACGAAGATCACGTCTTCGCAATCGTCGGTCCGATTGGAAGTCCGACGACCGCGGCGGTGTACAAGATGTTGGATGACGCGCAGGTTCCGCTGATCTCGATGGGCAGCGGGAGTCCGATTTTTTACGCGAGTGGACTGAAATACGTCTTTCCTTCGTGGCCGATCTACACGACCGACGGAAAAACTATGGGCGCTTTCGTGAAGAAGCAGTTCCCGGGACAAGCGACGGCCGTGATCTACCAAGATGACGCGTTCGGAAAGCCGATCCTCGAAGGCATTCAGAGCGAGCTCGGCAAGGTCGACATGACGATTCCTTACGTACCGTCGCAAGTCGATTTCAGCAGCGACGTGATCAAGCTGAAAGCAGCCGGCATCAAAGTCGTCATGCTCGCCACGATTGCGGCAGCCGGAGCTCAAGTGCTCAATCAAATGGCGAGCCTGGACTATCATCCGGCTCGAATTTTGACGGCGTCGGCCTGCGGTTACACCGGCATCTTCAAAACGATTGCAAGTCTCGAAGGATCGTATTGCACGGCGTTCCTTCCCGCACCGGGAAGCAGCGATCCCCGCTGGAACGCGTTCGCAAGCGCGATGGCTAAATACGAACCCGGACACGCGCCGGATATTTATGCAGCGTGGGGCTGGCTCGCGGGACAAACGGTGTATGGCGGTCTGGATCGCATCAAGGGGCCGATCACACGCGACGCGCTCGTTAGCGCACTGAACACGTTACACGGTTACGATACGATCGGCGGTAAGCTCAACTATACTGCCGAGCAGCATGAGGGTCTGTGCTGTCAAGTCGTGTGGCAAGCGAAGGGCGATCATTGGGAAACCGCCGCCGGCAGCATGTTCAACGGCTCGACCATGAAGTAGCATGATCCAATACGTCCTCCAGCTCGCGCTGGCTGGACTCGCGCAAGGGAGTCTCTACGCGCTGGCTGCCTTGGGTTTGGTTGTCATCTACAACGCCAGCACCGTCGTCAATTTTGCACAAGGCGCCATGGGAATGGCAGCGACGTACGTTGCGTACTTGTTGCTCACGAACGCTCAGGTTCCGTTCCCCGTTGCCTTGCTCGGCGCGATCCTGACCGCATTTCTCATCGGCGTCGTGGTTCAAACCGTTCTGCTCGGCCGAATCGCCGACGCGCCGATCCTCACGCAAGTGGTCTTGACTCTCGGGCTCTTCATGTTCATCGAAGGAATGCTCGGAATATTCTTCGGTTACAATCCGCGGCCGATGGCGATTCCGCTCGGCATCGGGCCGGTGCTCATCGGCGGACTCGTCCTACGGCCACAAGACGTCGTCGAGCTTGCACTCTTAATCGTGCTCAGCATCGGCTTAGCTACGTTATTCCGCACGACGAAGATTGGTCTGGGCATGCGGGCGATCACCGAAAACATGTACGCTGCGCGTTTGATGGGGATCCCGATCGGGCGCGTGCTCTCGCTTGCATGGGGCATCGGCGTGATGCTGGGCGGCGTTGCAGCCGTGCTGGCCGCACCGACGACATCCGTGACGCCGAACATGATGGACACGATCGTCGTGTATGCATTTGTCGCAGCAATCCTCGGCGGCTTCGGATCACTGCTCGGCGCGGTTATCGGTGGTCTCGTCCTCGGCGTCATCGTCAATCTTATCGACGCGTTTCTTGCGCCCGAGCTCGCGATGTCAATCGTCTTCGGATTGCTGCTCGTCATTCTTTACGTCAAGCCCGACGGTTTGTTCGGGCGGCGAACGGTCGAAAAGGTTTGAGCATCCGGCGCGACGTCGTTGCAATCGTCTTCGTTGCAGTCTGTGCGCTCCTGCCGCTAGCGCTTCAGGCGATAGGACAACGCCAAGTCTACTGGCTGTTCGTCGTCTCCGAATTATTTATATTCGCAGTCGTAGCGATCAGCTTGGATCTGTTGATGGGACGAAGCGGACAGATCTCTCTGGGACACAGCGGATTCTTCGCCGTCGGCGCATATACGGCCGCGATATTGAACGAACACTATCGAGTTGACGTCGTGCTCAGCTTGCTGGCGGGCGGATTGCTTTCAGCGCTCGCGAGCTTGATCGTGGGACTCCCGGCGACGCGTCTGCGCGGACACTATCTCGGCATCGTGACCCTGGGCTACGGCATCGCGGTCGACCAGATTGCGCTGAAATGGGACGCGCTCACAGGCGGCGACCAAGGGATTCATCTGCACCAACCGACGTTCTTTGGCTTAAAGATCGGATCGCCGGTCGCAATGTACTATATCTCGCTTGCCGTGCTGGTCGTCGTCATCGTTCTTACGTGGAATCTGCTTCGTACGCGGATCGGACGTTCGTTCGCGGCGATTCGTGATAGCGAGGTCGCAGCCGCAGCCATGGGCGTGCCGATCGCGCGGACCAAAGTTCTGGCGTTCGTCTGCAGCGCATTCTTGGCCGGAGTTGCGGGGGCGCTGTACGCATTTCTCGCTGGTTTCGTCGCGCCTGAAGACTTCGGCATCGATCAAACGCTCTTGTTCTTCGCGATGGTCGTGATCGGCGGGATGGGATCGATTGCGGGCGCAATCGGTGGGACCGTTTTGGTCGACGGGCTGCGCGTCGCAGCGTCCACCGTGAGCGGCTTGTCGCTCGCAATCCTGGGCGGCGTCATCGTTTTGGTCGTGTTGTTTGCGCCGAGCGGCCTCAAGGGGCTGTTGCGCGTAAAGCCGAGGTCCCGATAATGCTGACGGTACGCGGCGTGACCGTCCGTTTCGGCGGCCTTACGGCGGTCAATCAGTTCGACATCGACGTCCCCGGCTCGGGCGTGTTTGCGCTCGTTGGTCCGAACGGTGCAGGAAAGACGACGTTGATCAACGCGCTGAGCCGCGTGTGTCCCGTCTCGGAGGGCAGCATCGAGCTAAATGGACGCGACATTCTCGCCTTACGCTCGCACGAAGTCGTCGGCGCCGGAATCGCACGCAGCTTTCAACGCGCCGAAGTCTTTCCGACTCTCAGCGTCATGGAAAATCTGCTCGTCGGATTGCACGTTGACATGACGACCGGCATCGAGGGAGCGCTCTACCTACCCGCAACGCGTGCACAAGAACGTGATGCGCAGGCGCGAGCGGAAGAGCTGTTGCGCCGTCTCGATCTTTGGGGCGATCGGGATCAGTCGCCCGCCGATCTGCCGTACGGTCATCAAAAGCTGCTCGACGTCGCGCGCGCAATTATCTCCGACCCGAAGGTGTTGTTGCTCGACGAGCCTTTCGCGGGGTTAACCGACGCGGAAACTCCGCAACTGATCAAGTGTATCGTCGATGCCGGCGCGCGTTGCGCAGTTCTGATGATCGAGCACCATTTCGAACTTCTGGAAAGCATCGCCGAGCGCATTACTGTGATGGATTTCGGACGAAAAGTTACCGAGGGACCACCCGCGCAGGTTCGTATCGATCCCGAAACCGTGCGCTGTTATCTGGGTACGAGCCGATGCTGAAGCTCGAGAACGTCCACGCATATTACGGACACGTTCACGTCCTGCACGGCATCAGTCTCGAAGTCCCGGACGGAAGCGTCGTGGCGCTGTTGGGTGCGAACGGTGCCGGAAAATCAACGACGCTGAAAGTGATCTCCGGACTGATTCGTGACGTGCGCGGCTCGATTTCGTTCGACGGGGAGAACATCACGAGGCTTGCTCCCTCGGCAATCGTGCGTCGCGGAGTTGTTCACTGCCCGGAAGGGCGCCAAGTATTTCCGGGCTTGACCGTTCGCGAGAACCTTAGCCTCGGGACGTATGCGCGCGGAAGCATTTCCCAGCTCGATCGCATCCTCGAGATTTTCCCAGCATTGCGCGATCGTCTGCAACAGCTTGCGGGCACGCTCTCGGGCGGCGAGCAACAAATGCTCGCGATGGGACGGGCGCTGATGGGAGAGCCGCGTCTCCTCATGCTTGACGAACCAAGCCTCGGGCTCGCGCCGTTGATCGTCGAGCACATCTTCGAGATCATTGCCGGCTTTCGGGCGCAGAATATTTCGGTGCTGCTGGTCGAGCAGAATGCGAATCTTGCGCTCGAGTTTGCGGACTGGGCCTATGCACTATCGCACGGTGTTATTCGGTTCTCCCACGCCGCGAGCGACGTGCGCGGCTCCGATTTGGTAGAACGTGCGTATTTAGGATGAAAAGATTTGACCGCGGGAGACACAACTTGATACCATCATTATACGGTTTAATATTCCGTATAGTGAGACAATTTAGGCGGGAGGTTCGGTTCGATGATTCGCAATTCGTGGTATGTCGCCGGTTTGTCGCGTGGCTTCAAATACGAGCTTCAAAAGAAGATCATAACGGCGCTGCCGATTGTGATGTGGCGAACGCAAGAGGGCAAAGTCGTCGCGTTCGACGGACGCTGCTGCCACAAGCGCTTCCCGCTGTGGGACGGCAAGCTGCTGGACAACGGCATCTTGCGTTGTGCATATCACGGATTGTGCTATGACGGCGAGGGTAAGTGCGTCGACATTCCAATGCAACGCGACTTCCCGATTTCTCCGGCCGCGCAGCTGCATCGGTTCCCCGTCGTCGAGCAAGACGGGCTCGTTTGGTTGTGGCCGGGAGATCCGGCGAACATGGGCGACATCAAGCCGCCACGCATTCCGGAGCTCGCCGACCCACGCTACGAAGCGGTTATTTCCGATCCGCCTCTGCGCGTTCGCGCGAACTACCGGTTGTTGATCGAGAATCTGCTCGACATCACGCACTTCTTTCCGTTGCATGACGGCAACATCGGTGACCTTGCAAACTCGATGATCCCCGTTGGGCTGGTCGAAGACACCGTCGACGGCAATCCCAAAGTCATGACCACGCGCGAAGCCAAGAACTACACGCTGCCTCCCTACTACCAGCGTTGGTTCGGGCTGGATGTCGTCGATCGCGACCACACGCACGGCATGATGGGCCCGGGTCTCGTGCGCGTGCAACTGCGCGTTGCGCCGCCCGGAAAGCTCGGTACGGACGAAGAGGAAGGCTACATACTGTGCCACACCGACACGCCGATTGACGACGTGAATCTCGAGTGGCACTGGATCATGATTACGAAGGCCGGAAAACGTTTTCCACCGGATCGCTCGATGACGCTCGCGCAAGGAATGGCGTTCGAGTTTCCGGCCGTCGTCGCGCAAGATGAGTGGGCTTTGGCTCGGCAGCAACAGATGCTGGAGTTCTCCGATGGCTTCTCGGATGGGGCAACCTACCGTGAAGTAAACGTCCGCTCGGACGTCGGCGTGGTTCACGCGCGTCGCGTGCTTGCACGGATGGAGAAGGCTGAGGGGAACGACCTCTTCGGCACGCCGGCATCCTCGCTCGAGATGGCCAAGTACGCTACGGACCTAACGCGGGCAAAATAATGAAAGTCGTCGTCGACATGAAGGCGTGCATGAGCAACGCGCTGTGCATGATGGCCGCGCCTGAAGTCTTCGAAGTGCGCGAAGACGGCATGCTCTACATTCTGAACGAAACGCCGCCCGAGGAGCTTCGTGCAAAGGTTGTGGAGGCAGTGCGCCTTTGCCCGACGCAGGCGATAACGATCGAAGGCTAGTGAGTCTCCGATCGGTCGTTATCGTCGGGGCCTCGCTCGCGGGGCTCGCTGCTGCACATCGTTTGCGCGACCTCGCCTTCGACGGAACCATCACGATCGTTGGAGAAGAAGAATCTCCTCCATATCAGCGTCCACCGCTTTCGAAACAATTTCTTACCGGGGACTGGGAGCGGCCGCGACTCGATCTGCGCATTCAACGTCAGGATTTCGATTGGCGGCTCGGCGCGCGCGCCACGGGACTTAACGTCGCCGAGCGGCGCGTCACGCTGGCATCCGGAGAACATGTGCCTTTTGACGGCCTCGTCATCGCAACGGGCGCACGTGCGCGCGCACCCGCCGGCTTCGCCGGGCGCAACGGCGCATACACGCTTCGCACGGTTGAGGACGCATCCGCGATTCGCGACCGCATCGCGCGCGGCGCGCGCAAAGCCGTCGTCGTCGGCGCGGGGTTCATCGGCTGCGAGGTCGCGTCGTCGCTGCGCAAGCTCGGTTGCGATGTGACGGTTGTTGAGATGGATCGGCTTCCGTTGCTGCGCGTGCTGGGCGAACGCTTGGGCGAGGTGTGCCGTACGCTCCACGAAGCACACGGCGTGAAACTCGAACTTGGCATCGGCGTCGACGGTTTCGCCGGTAGCGATGCGATCGAAGGCGTCCGTCTGAGTGACGGTCGCGTCATCGAGGCCGAAATCGTGATTGCCGGCATCGGCGTCACGCCCAACGTCGGTTGGCTCGAAGATAGTGGTCTCGACCTGCAGAACGGCGTCCTTTGCGATGCAACCGGGATGGCGGCGGAAAATATCGTGGCGGCCGGCGACGTCGCGCGTTGGGATCATCCGCGCTACGGTCCGGTTCGGATCGAACATTGGGACAGCGCGATCGGGCAAGGCGAGGCCGCGGCTGCGACGCTCATCTCGGGTCGCGAGCGCGCTGCGGCATTCGACATGACGTCGTTCTTTTGGTCGGATCAATACGAAAACAAGATGCAGCTCGTCGGGATGCCGCAGTCCCCAGACGAGCTACGCGTCGTGGAAGGCGCACTTGACGAGCGCCGTTTCGTTGCCGTCTTTCTGCGCGGCGGTCGAGTCACCGGCGCATTTCTGTACAACAGCATGCACCGCGTCATCGCGTATAAAGCGATGGTCGATTCGAACGCGCACTTGGAGGCAAAAACCGCATGAGCGATCTGCACGCACCGCTGCAGGGGCTGCGCGTGCTGGAATTCGGACACATTGCCGCCGTCCCGTTCTGCGGAATGCTCCTCGCAGATCTCGGCGCCGACGTCGTCAAAGTCGAGCCGCCGCAAGGTGACGGTCTGCGAACCTGGCCGCCTTTCGCCGAAAATGATGGCGAGAGTTACAGCATGAACTTTGCCGCGCTCAACCGCGGCAAGCGCAGCGTCGTTGCCGACCTGAAGAATCCCGGGGACCTCGAACGCATTCGCCGGTTGTGCGCGGTTACGGACGTGATCATCGAAAACTACCGGCCCGGCGTTTTGGATCGGTTAGGCTTGGGGTTCGACGAGGTCGCAAAACTGCAAAGCGAGATCGTCTATTGCTCGATCTCGGGGTACGGGCATCGCGGGCGTTATGCCAAGCGCGGTGCATTCGACGTCGTGATCCAAGGCATGTCGGGTTTGATGAGCGTTACCGGTGATGAAGATGGCGAGGCCGCGAAGGCGGGTGTTCCGGTCGGGGACATGACCGCCGCGCTGTACGCGGCGTATACGATCCTTGCGATGCGCGACGTTGCAAAACGCGAGCATCGTGCCGTTCACTTGGATTGCCCGATGCTGGATTGTTTGCTCGGCATTTCCGGATTGCAGACCAGCGAATATTGGGGCACGGGCATTTCTCCCAAGCGATTGGGCTCGGCCCATCCACGCAATGCACCGTATCAGGGATATCACGCAAGTGATGCGCCGTTCATTATTGCGGCCGGCAACGATTCGCTCTGGGAACAAGTCTGCGAAGCGACCGGGAAACGCGAGCTGCTCGCCGATCCGCGTTTTTCGACAATAAGCGATCGCGCGCGAAATCAAAAAGAGCTAACGCAAATCTTGCAGCCGGTCTTCGTTACGCGCACGTCGGCCGAATGGATCGCCGAGTTCGAGAAGCGCGGTGTGCCGACCGGACCAATCAACTCATTTGCCGAGATTCTGGCAGATCCTGAGCTCGCAAGGAGCGGACTCGTCACCGAATTCGACGTGCCGGTAGCCGGCAGGAGTAAAACGGTCGCGTATCCGGTGCAGATTAATCAGACGCGGCCGCCAATGCCCCACGCACCGCCGCGCCTGGGCGAACACAACGACGAAGTGCAATCCGACTGGCTCACTAGCCGCACCGGTGCCCAAACATGAGCCACGGCGTTAGGATCGCGCACGAGTCTGCGCATCCGGGCGCGGTTCGCATCACGCTTGATGACGTGCAAAACGCGAACGCTCTCTCGCCTGAGCTCGTAGCGCAGCTTGATGAAGCATTGCAAACAGCTTGCGGCGAAACGACACGCGCGATCGTGCTGCAAAGCTCGGGGACCCGCTTCTGCGCGGGGTTCGGTCTTGCCGATATCGATCAGGTCGACGATGCGACGCTGGCTGCGCGCTTCGTTTCCATTGAGACGATGCTCGAACGAATTCGCCGCGCGCCGGCACTGACGATAGCGCTCGTCAATGGAGTCGCAATGGGCGCGGGCGCGGATCTCGTTGCGGCATGCGATTATCGTATCGGGACGGAGCGCGCTCGCCTCGGATTCCCAGGCTCGCGATTCGGCGTCATCTTGGGGACGCGTCATCTTAGCGGCTTGATCGGCGGACAGCAAGCGCGCGAAACGTTGATCGAGGGAAAAATCCTCGATGCGCACGCCGCGCGTGCAAACGGTCTGCTCAGCGAGCTGTGCGAGCCGGAACGTCTCGAGGCTCGCCTCGATGAGATTCTTGCGAAGGCTTTGGAATTTGACGCCGAGACGTTGCGAACGATCCTTCGCCTGACGCGTCAGTCCGCATCGGGCACAGATATGGAAGAGCTGCAGCGCGCGACGGCGCGTAAGGGTCTCGCGGAGCGCATGCGTGCGCATACGCGTAAGGTTTTGCCAGCAAAAGCAAAGGAGAGTTGAGGATGGCGCAATCGACCACGTCCGCTGCCAAAACGCTTGCCGTCCTGGAATGCATCGGTCTTTCCGGCAGCCGAAGCCTGTCCGAAATCGCCGCGGAGATGAAGCTTCCGAAATCGACCTTGCTGCGGCTCATCGGGATTCTGGTTTCCAAAGGCTTCGTTCGCCGCACGGCGCACGGCGAATATGCGCTGGGTCTGAAGATGTGGCGCATCGGCTGCAATGCCGTGAATTCCGAAACCGTGCGCGATGAGGTGATACCGATCTTGCGCGATCTCGTCGAGCGGACCGGCGAGACGGCGCACTATGCCGTCTACGAAGACGGCTACTCGGTGTATGTCGAGAAAGTCGATGGACTACACCCGATTCGCTCGTACACGTCCGTCGGTGGGCGCTCGCCTGCCTATGCGACCGCAACGGGGAAAGCGCTCCTTGCGTGGCGTCCCGAGAACGAGATCGTGACGGTCGCCGAAAGCGGGAAACGTTTTACCGCGAGCACGCTCGTCGGCGTGAAAAAGATCGTTGCGCACATGGCCGAGATTCGTCGCATCGGGCACGCCGTCAATCGGGGCGAGTGGCGCGAATCGGTCTGGGGAATCGGCGCCCCGGTTTTCGATCGCTACGGCAAGGTGATCGCCGCGGTCGGCATTTCAGGTCCCGGCGATCGCGTCGAGCCGAGCATCACAAAATTTGCAGAACATGTCTGCTCTGCGGCACACGACATCTCACGCCGGCACGGCGCGTTCGAACGAGTCTCTTAAGGCGCCTCTTTCGAAGACGTGGGTCCGAGGCGCCATTCGTAAGCGGCATATGCGTGCACGCTCTCGGGTGCAAGTGCGCGGCCAAACGACCACAGCCACGCGTGATACTTTCCGATATCGGAAATCATGCCGACGCCGATGTCCGTGTAACCGGGTAAGGTGATGCCTTGCGGCGTTTGGCGATAGAATTCCACGCCGACGTTCGTCGCGCCGACGTCACGCGTGATCGCGATGCCCTCGTGCCAGGACAAGTCGCCGCCGGCCTCACGATCGAGCTGTAACCCTCCACCGCCGAAGATCGTCCACTTGCCCCACGTTTTTTGCCCCCAAACAGGTAAAAACAACGTGCCGTGTCCTTCGCCTAGACCCGTCGCCGCATTACCGGTTGCAACCGTTACGGAGGGATAGAACGAAATTTGCGGCCGTCCAAGCGTCTCCGGGACGAAACGATACTTCAGTCCGATCTCGAGATCGCCGATTCCATTGCCGGCTGAAGAGCTTGACGACGGGATCGATACCGAAAACTGCGTGTTAGGCAGCACTCCGTAATTGAATTCGAGCGTCGCCGCACTCGCCGCAATGTTTTCTAAGATCCGATGATAGTCACCGTAGAGATAGATTTCGTAGTTTCGGTAATCCGTCGGCTCAGGATCGTCGGTCTCGTACGGTGGACCCGCATACGCGAACGCGTGAAGCGACAGAAACGCGCACATTGCGAAAAAGAAGATTCTGAGATGATGGCGGCGCCGGGACATTAGTGCTCCTTAGGCTTGGGTTCGGCCCACCTGACGGGTTGCGTTCACGAACAAGATGATGATCGCTCCGAGGATCAAGAGTGTAGAACCAACCATGAAGCCTGCGCGCCACGAGCCTGTACGATCGACGAGGATTCCGAAAACCAGAGGCGACAGGATGCCCGCGACACCAAACCCAGTGTTCATGAAACCCGAGACGGTTCCGGCAAAGTTCCGTCCACCCAAGTCCATCGCGACGGCCCAACAATTGGATACCGCGCATTCGAGCATAAACATCGCGAGAGCAAACAGGATGATCGCGAGAGCGACGTTGCCGGCGAAGAGCGCCGGGACGATGAACACGACCGTGCCGATGAAAGACACGGCAATCAGCGTGCGGCGCGCAAGGTTGAGGCTTCCGGTGCGCTTGTAGATCTCATCGGAGAGCCAACCGCCGACCAGATCGCCGGGGACTCCGCCTGCAAGCGGTACCGTTACTGCGAGCGCAAGTGCTCCGAATGCAAGGTGACGCGCCTCCGTCAGATACGTCGGCAGCCACGTGATGTAGATCCAAAATGTGTAGCCGTACGCGAAATATGCGAGCGTCAAGAGCCAGATATCGGGGCTGGCAAAAATCTGACCCCACGGAACAGCTCGCTGTTGCGGCGCCTCAGGCGTCGTCGATGCCGCGCCTCGGATGTACGCGAGCTCTTCCGGGTTGACCCTAGGCACGTCTGACGGTGAGTTGCGGTACATGACGTAAAAAGCGATAGCCCATGCGAGCCCAAGTACTCCGAGGATGAAGAAGACGTATCGCCAGTTGCCGGTCCACACGACGATCGCAACGACGATCATCGCCGATACTGCGCCGCCGCTGCGCGAGCAGGCATGCAATATCCCTTGCAGCGAGCCGCGCATTTCCTTGGGAAACCATGCCGATAGCGCGCGCGTCGAGACCGGGAAACCGCCCGCTTCGCCAAACCCGAACAACAGACGCGCAATGAACAACGTCAGGAAGCTAGTCGCAGCACCGGTGGCAGCGGTGAACACCGACCACAGCGCCATGAGAAACGTCAGCACGCTGCGCGGACCGAAACGGTCGCCGAGCGTACCGCCGACGATTTGCAGCAGCGCGTAGGTCGTCGCAAAGGCCGAGAAGATCAAACCCATCGTCGCTTTGTTGAAGTGAAACTCTTTGATCATCGCAGGAGCGGTGACAGAGATTGCCGTGCGATCCAGAT
Above is a genomic segment from Candidatus Baltobacteraceae bacterium containing:
- a CDS encoding ABC transporter substrate-binding protein, which gives rise to MLRLSAIVGSALLAVLTLNVATIAQEAPGGTVTGDTIVLGQTAAQSGPQAPIGASRWGLEAFIASVNDRGGVHGKKLRLISYDDSYQPSQTTALDKKLVYEDHVFAIVGPIGSPTTAAVYKMLDDAQVPLISMGSGSPIFYASGLKYVFPSWPIYTTDGKTMGAFVKKQFPGQATAVIYQDDAFGKPILEGIQSELGKVDMTIPYVPSQVDFSSDVIKLKAAGIKVVMLATIAAAGAQVLNQMASLDYHPARILTASACGYTGIFKTIASLEGSYCTAFLPAPGSSDPRWNAFASAMAKYEPGHAPDIYAAWGWLAGQTVYGGLDRIKGPITRDALVSALNTLHGYDTIGGKLNYTAEQHEGLCCQVVWQAKGDHWETAAGSMFNGSTMK
- a CDS encoding ABC transporter ATP-binding protein, which encodes MLKLENVHAYYGHVHVLHGISLEVPDGSVVALLGANGAGKSTTLKVISGLIRDVRGSISFDGENITRLAPSAIVRRGVVHCPEGRQVFPGLTVRENLSLGTYARGSISQLDRILEIFPALRDRLQQLAGTLSGGEQQMLAMGRALMGEPRLLMLDEPSLGLAPLIVEHIFEIIAGFRAQNISVLLVEQNANLALEFADWAYALSHGVIRFSHAASDVRGSDLVERAYLG
- a CDS encoding ferredoxin, whose product is MKVVVDMKACMSNALCMMAAPEVFEVREDGMLYILNETPPEELRAKVVEAVRLCPTQAITIEG
- a CDS encoding aromatic ring-hydroxylating dioxygenase subunit alpha gives rise to the protein MIRNSWYVAGLSRGFKYELQKKIITALPIVMWRTQEGKVVAFDGRCCHKRFPLWDGKLLDNGILRCAYHGLCYDGEGKCVDIPMQRDFPISPAAQLHRFPVVEQDGLVWLWPGDPANMGDIKPPRIPELADPRYEAVISDPPLRVRANYRLLIENLLDITHFFPLHDGNIGDLANSMIPVGLVEDTVDGNPKVMTTREAKNYTLPPYYQRWFGLDVVDRDHTHGMMGPGLVRVQLRVAPPGKLGTDEEEGYILCHTDTPIDDVNLEWHWIMITKAGKRFPPDRSMTLAQGMAFEFPAVVAQDEWALARQQQMLEFSDGFSDGATYREVNVRSDVGVVHARRVLARMEKAEGNDLFGTPASSLEMAKYATDLTRAK
- a CDS encoding ABC transporter ATP-binding protein, which gives rise to MLTVRGVTVRFGGLTAVNQFDIDVPGSGVFALVGPNGAGKTTLINALSRVCPVSEGSIELNGRDILALRSHEVVGAGIARSFQRAEVFPTLSVMENLLVGLHVDMTTGIEGALYLPATRAQERDAQARAEELLRRLDLWGDRDQSPADLPYGHQKLLDVARAIISDPKVLLLDEPFAGLTDAETPQLIKCIVDAGARCAVLMIEHHFELLESIAERITVMDFGRKVTEGPPAQVRIDPETVRCYLGTSRC
- a CDS encoding branched-chain amino acid ABC transporter permease, which gives rise to MSIRRDVVAIVFVAVCALLPLALQAIGQRQVYWLFVVSELFIFAVVAISLDLLMGRSGQISLGHSGFFAVGAYTAAILNEHYRVDVVLSLLAGGLLSALASLIVGLPATRLRGHYLGIVTLGYGIAVDQIALKWDALTGGDQGIHLHQPTFFGLKIGSPVAMYYISLAVLVVVIVLTWNLLRTRIGRSFAAIRDSEVAAAAMGVPIARTKVLAFVCSAFLAGVAGALYAFLAGFVAPEDFGIDQTLLFFAMVVIGGMGSIAGAIGGTVLVDGLRVAASTVSGLSLAILGGVIVLVVLFAPSGLKGLLRVKPRSR
- the dnaB gene encoding replicative DNA helicase, translating into MTAGSVDRIPPQNLEAEMALLGSILVDREMMATVAEIIEPADFYAAMHETIYTALLALYERGEPLDKITLSEELKRRGQLEKIGGLAYLTSLMDTVPTAASAEYYANIVREKSSLRGLIHAGTQITRIGYEGEEDVEGSLDRSEQIVYEVGRRQMHGKFTPVSQMLKPVFDNLDQLFSQRGDRTGITSGFRDIDDHTAGFQPGNLIILAARPGMGKTSLALTMAAEAARIDQKPVAFFSLEMTNEELVQRLLASAARLDSQKLKRGNIHDNEWTMLSEAMSQLSSMPIYLDDSASVSVTEIRSRARRLKASSNGLGIIFIDYLQLVRPGQLSKGANRNDEISEICRTLKATAKDLEVPIVALAQLNRAVEARQDKRPMLSDLRDSGAIEQEADIVAFIYRDEYYNKETADPGVTELILAKHRNGRTGTVKMMFQPEFTKFVAYADTGRYATP
- a CDS encoding FAD/NAD(P)-binding oxidoreductase — encoded protein: MSLRSVVIVGASLAGLAAAHRLRDLAFDGTITIVGEEESPPYQRPPLSKQFLTGDWERPRLDLRIQRQDFDWRLGARATGLNVAERRVTLASGEHVPFDGLVIATGARARAPAGFAGRNGAYTLRTVEDASAIRDRIARGARKAVVVGAGFIGCEVASSLRKLGCDVTVVEMDRLPLLRVLGERLGEVCRTLHEAHGVKLELGIGVDGFAGSDAIEGVRLSDGRVIEAEIVIAGIGVTPNVGWLEDSGLDLQNGVLCDATGMAAENIVAAGDVARWDHPRYGPVRIEHWDSAIGQGEAAAATLISGRERAAAFDMTSFFWSDQYENKMQLVGMPQSPDELRVVEGALDERRFVAVFLRGGRVTGAFLYNSMHRVIAYKAMVDSNAHLEAKTA
- a CDS encoding branched-chain amino acid ABC transporter permease; the protein is MIQYVLQLALAGLAQGSLYALAALGLVVIYNASTVVNFAQGAMGMAATYVAYLLLTNAQVPFPVALLGAILTAFLIGVVVQTVLLGRIADAPILTQVVLTLGLFMFIEGMLGIFFGYNPRPMAIPLGIGPVLIGGLVLRPQDVVELALLIVLSIGLATLFRTTKIGLGMRAITENMYAARLMGIPIGRVLSLAWGIGVMLGGVAAVLAAPTTSVTPNMMDTIVVYAFVAAILGGFGSLLGAVIGGLVLGVIVNLIDAFLAPELAMSIVFGLLLVILYVKPDGLFGRRTVEKV